Within Triticum dicoccoides isolate Atlit2015 ecotype Zavitan chromosome 1B, WEW_v2.0, whole genome shotgun sequence, the genomic segment caccttcaggtatacctatagagcatctttataatcacccagttatgttgtgacgtttgatagcacaaaaggcattcccCCGGTAtcggggaattgcataatctcacagtcggaggaatatgtatttgacatgaagaaagcagtagcaataaaattgaatgaccattatgctaagctaatggatgggtcttgtccataacatcattctcctaatgatgtgatcccgttcatcaaatgacaacacatgtctatggttaggaaacttaaccatctttgattaacgagctagtctagtagaggcttacatgtctatggttagggacacagtattttgtctatgtattcacacatgtatcaagtttccgcttaatacaattctagcattaataataaacatttatcatgaaataaggaaatataaaataacaactttattattgcctctagggcatatttccttcagttaaatGGCCATTATTGCATCAATGTATGTGCATGAAAGGATTCTCGACAAAATTGTGTCAATGGTTTGACTCATTTTTCACGGGGGCAACATGGGTAACAAGGTAAACAATGACAGTGGTCACTACTTCCAAGCACGAAAGTGATTGAGACAGGGAGATCCTCTGTCGCCTATTCCTTGCAACATTGTTATAGACCTTCTAGCAGTTCTCATTAGTCGAACCAAGGAAGCGGGTCATGTTATGGGCTTAATTTCTCGCCTAGTCGATGATGCCGTTTCGATACTTCAGTATGTCAATGAGACCATTATCTCCATGGAACATGAAACTGGAAAGGAAAAAATGAAACTTATTCTTTGTTTACTTGAGCAGCTATCTGGTCTCACGATTAATCTGCTTTGGACAAGACAAAGAAGAAGGGTTCTTTTCACAACAGGCAACATGTAAATCTGGTTTACAACACTAATATCTAGTCTAACTTTCTTTTAGAAATTTAGCCACTTGATGCTTGGCCTTTCCCTTTAAGATACCTTTAAGATACCTTGGTAGTTTAGTTTTGAGTCTAGCCCTTTCCCTTTAAGATACCTTGGCAGCCCAATGCATTTTCTATAAACTTCTTAATAAGGAATGAAAAGGTATTGAGGTCTGCTATGAGAAAAAGTTGGGTTGTTGGATTGGTAAGCTTATGTCTTATGGGGAAAGGTACACCCTAATCAATGTTGTTCTCACAACTTAACTATGTTCATGTCATCTTTCTTCTAAATACATAAGGTGGCAGGGAAAACATTGCATTACTACACATTCATGTTTTTCTGCTAGTTTAATGAACATAAGCATAGATATCATCTGACGAGGTGGGATGCAATTTGTATTTCTAAAGATCAAAGAGATCTAGGGGTGAAAGACCTTGAGATTAAAAATAAGTATATGTGGAGCACATGGCTATACAAGATACTTACTGACGGCGTGGTTTGAGTAAAATTACTTATGAATAAGTACCTTCATTCTAGAAGCCCTAGATCAAAGAGATCTAGGGGGTGAAAGACCTTGAGATTAAAAATAAGTATATGTGGAACACATGGCTATACAAGATACTTACTGACGACGTGGTTTGAGTAAAATTACTTAGGAATAGGTACCTTCATTCTAGAACCCTCTCTGAGGTTCAGACAGAACCAACGAACTCGCCTTTTTGGACAGGCCTCATGGGTCAAAAATTACCTTTTCCACAAAGGGACATGTGTGGTAGTTAATGACCTAACTATTAGTCCCCCCTAAGATAAATGGCTAGGGATGCAATACCCGCACCTCTATCATACTATATAACGAAAAATGTCTATGTTACCTCAGTTATGGTCGAGATAACTTTTAATGTTGCCTTCAAACTGGCTAAATGAACAAATTGACTAAATCTTTTTGAAAGGTTGACGTCAACCTTTTACGTGAATCAATTACATTTCATTGGGAGTTGACCAATtttggtgtcttcatagtcaaattCATGTATTTGTACCTCATCAATGATGGGTAACCTTTCGACCACCAATATATTTGGAAAATGACAAAAGTCTCATTGAAAATAAAAATATGCATGTTTATTAAAATTGCAAGGTCATAGTAACAAATGATAATCCGAAGAAAAAAAGAATTGGCAAGGATGCACTAAGTGTTGCTTTTTGTGGCAATGAGGAGTCGATTTGGTATTTATTCCTTCATTGTCCACTTGTTAAGTTGTTGTGTTGATCTATCCAGTAATTGTTAATCTATCTCCACCTATGAGTAGTACAAATATGTTCGTAAACTGGTTAGTTGGGGTGCATCCTAAGTTGAAGTCTCAAATCCGTGTGGGAATTTGCGCTTTACTTTGGGAGTCTCATATTTGTGTGGGAATTTGTGCTTTACTTTAGACCATTTGAAACACTTGTAATCATTGTATTTTAACAGAATAAAATTTCTAATTTTTTCAGGTCATCTTCAAAGCTATCAGCTTGATCCATATGTGGTCATCACTTTGCAAGGAGGAGGAGCGAGTGCCCACGGTCTTTGAGTGCAGGCCGGTGGGAGATGGTCTCTCGACATTTGTTCAGTCGATAGGTTGGTGGCCTACTAGTAGGATTTATGATGCATCGGActtatttctttcttttttgttttaattTGCCCTTGGAGCATCCATGTGTGGCAGTATATTTTTTGAAATTTATTGTACTCTCACGACAAGCTTTGAAATAGTCAATAAAATGATGTGATGCATCAACGCAGATGCTGGTAGCATTTAGTTTTCTAGTTAGAGAGCAACATTTGGAGCTAATGTGGGATCCGCTTAAGGATCCACAAGTTTAGCTTAAATATCTAATGTGGTAAAGTTTTTTGAACTCTTTGCACAGTTTCATAATGTTCGTTGCTAACAATCTGAGGCTGTAACATAGTTGAGGTTGAATCTAAAGAATCTACTGATGGATAAATACTTTTGAAAGGGAGAATGGACTCGGAGCGGGAGCGGGAATTTGGGACTTGCACCCTTCCTCGACAGCGACTATGGTGAATGGACCGCGTAGGATGAGGCCGCTTAGATCCATTTCCGCGCCATCGCGGCAGGCAATGTCACCACCACGCATGGCCGGCGTGGGCAGAGGCCCATTTCCACCGGATTGCGGCGTCGAATGCCGCATTCCAAGCCTCCAATGCCGGAAGTCCCGCCGCCGCCCTCGTATCCGCAAGTAGGCTAGTTAGTAGCCCATGTAGCCACAAGTACTATTGTTTATTAGTTCTAATGAGTAGCCACAAGTAGTTTGCTTGTTATATGAATGTAAATTTACAATGCGACTAATTTTTTGCCGCTATTCTCTAtttctataaaagactcagttgatgatgatgttgtatCTGTCATCCGTCATTTctaaccattagatctgcatctaaccacTGTGAGGTAAGTGTGgtctttttgcaacaatagcctacttctctgctccaatttgcggaAATActcttagtatcttgaaaccaaccacatccctccctcgccTCGTCAAAACAACCCGAAGAATATATTTTAAGTGAAACAtaatatatttttagtgatatatgtatgCCAAAACTAGAGTATTTTCTTTCAAATTTACGAACGAGTATTATTCTACTTAGGATCCGTTGCAATGCAAGGGCACACTGCTAATTTTGAATAAAATGTGTGCTTGTATGAAAGAATGAGTTGCTCTGAATCAGGGGTTATTGGGGAAGAAGCTATGACCAAATGACAAATGGATCTTACTTGGAGGGGATTTTATGCAGGTTGTTTTCGCCGACTACCGTGCTTATTTCAGCCTCCATATTTTCTTTGCGGTCCAAATTTTGACTACTCTATTAGAGTTGCTCTTAGCAGCGGGTATTGGGAAGTCAGCTCCAGACCTTCAACTTTACTCCGAAGCAGACCTATATTGTTTCTCACTAAGCAAGCACTTATGCACGATTTTCCTTTTCTTGATGTCGCATCTCGCAGTGCCCAGCGTCAACGTCGAAACTTGCCTCCGAGTCTGCAAATCACAACATGATCTGAAGGCAGAAAGGGGCACCTAAAATTAGGACGTGCAAATAGCGTACCTAACGAACAAAGCCGGCGATTAGCCGGTCCGAAAGGGAGATCACATCTCTCATCTCGGTTCTTCGGGGACAAAGAAAAGGGGCGTCAGCGATGTCGGGCACATCATCCAAAGCATATTTCGTTTTCCTCCCTATATTCTCCATGACTCCACCTTTCCCATCCGGACGCGAAGTTTCGTCAAAAGGGCCAAGGATTATTCCGTCCCCCTTCATCCAGTTTTGCCTCCTAAACAAGGTATCCCGAGCCATTACGTCGCCGGGATGCCACTTACCCCGTGACAGATCTGCATGCTGTCGACGCAAAACGGGGGAAGGGAAGTATCTCCCGCCGGTCAGCGGCGAGACGATATGGCGCTCAGCTCGCCGCCTTTCGTCTAGCTTTCATGTCGTGCCTTGTGTCGTCGTCTTCCTCGCCAATCATGCCGGCTTTGTGCGATTCCACTCTCATCCTGCACGGCGTGTCGCGCTTTCGGGAAAAGAAGTGGCCGCGTTTGATGTGGCCAGCGGCAAAGCGCCCCGACTGAATCCCCCTCCCGGATTCTGCGACCAATGTGCGCTGCGTTCGGTCCGGATGGAACTCGGTTGAAAACTCAGTTCGGGCTGGAGATTTGACGGCGCAAAGCATGCTTACCTATGATCCATAATAGCTTTTGCATGCATGCATCCTTTGGAGCTTCGACGGCTAAGTGTGCATTAGAGGAAAAATGTTTAGATGTTATATCGAGTTTCCTCTGGGCATTTGGTCAGTAGTTCCAAGACCCGATATCTCTCTGTCGGCCTTTCCGGAAAGAAAAAAATTAGGTAAAGTTGATTCCCATCTTTCTAAAAGCTTGACCAACCTTTTATTTGCTGGTTCGAAAGATTTTGAGGGTCACTACATGTACGGGGCAGGTCTTTTATAATTTTTGTGGAATTAATTGGTTGATTAAGGCCTAAACGTTGTGCTATGCACCGAATCCACTTGTTAACCTGCTTTTCATTTAAATTTAGCTCAGGGTACGTTGCAAAGCATAACTTTTAGCAATAATGATGAAGCAAAATAAAAATACAAATTTGCCACACGACAGGTATGGTAAAGTATGTCGATTTAAATTTGTTAAGCATGCATGAACAAGAATGACGTCTACTAGCCGAGACATTTTTAGTTAAGGTGAcgtcttagggcatgtacaatgcatagcctcaaggtgatacctcgcatgccatgtaggatcggatatgacgtaaaaTAGGTTCGGATAGGAAAGCGGGATTCTCtccaggaggcgggtgcttgaagagaaaaagtgtAGTCCAAtgacaaaagctgaaaaggttggagtgaaaagtagagatgcatgtgtactagactctttattttttttcttaatgAGACCCACTAGTGATAGCTTGCATTGAAGAGAAAAATTAATGTAGATGCttcaaattactttttgtcatgggacatatgtatccatatgccaccattgaACATGCCCTTATATCTCTTTAGGCATAATAATTTTAATATGTAGTAGTTCATATATTAATTTTTTGTAAGTCAAGTTTTTGCAACTTTGACTATATTTATAGAGATAATTATCTACAATTACGCTATCAAACATATtaaatatgaaaaaaaaaatcCCGTGAGTATGTAATGACATTTATTTGACATTGTAACCGCTATCTCTTTAGGCATAATGACAACCATATACAGTATGAAAATATGTCTTGTGAGTCTCTACTGATATGTATTTGATATTATGAAATAGATATTTTTCTCATTACGGAATTGAAGAAATATAGTCATCTTTGGTTGTTAAAAACCAGAGTGTGGACTTTAGCATACCGTTTGCCACGATACATGTGACAGAAAGAAAACAACTGCTAACACGTGGTAGTTCTTTTTGAATTTCAAACTCTACCGAGCTCTTTATTTCATTTCATTTTATTATAAATATATTTACATGCTTTACAAATTTACAAAGACACGCATGTATATGTGAAGATATAATATGATTGtgcagaaacaaaatagaaaaatggATAGCCAGTGGCATGGGAAAACAAAAGGAGATGAGATATGCCCTAGACAGCCCCATGTAAATTTTTTAACCATGAAACCTAGTACATTTGTCAAGCATTCTGTTTTTTTACTTATATGTATACACTTTTTTGCCGACAAAGATTTATTTGGGAGGTAAAATTCTTTAGCCACCAAAACATGCTATGCCCTGTTATGGCGAGTCTgtttagggcacatctagatgtgccccagTTATTGCAAATCTAAGTGACTCTTTGTgacctagttattgcacatctaagtgactctatcaacataaaagaaaagaaaaaaatacctACATGAATCTTTGTGTAAAATCAATAACATAGAACTTAAATAttcaatacttatggcacatctagacgtGCTTTAGCAAACCCGATAATTATTAGGGGATGGAATGGTAGCCCATCCCCGTTTCCTGCTATGCCCCGTTATATTTATTACATTAATTAAGAGACTATTATAAGGTATTGTAATATTGTCTTTCTCGCGTCATGTTTTAGTAATATTTTGCGTATGAAAGTTACGTATTATCATTATAGTATGTATATGTTACAAAACTAAGTTTTTTTTTACAATGACCAAAAGACAATGCTACTAGAAAATCATAATATTACTTGAATTTGGTGTTTAAAATGGGAATCGATGCACGCCCCAAATCTAATGGGATGGGGACCGGAAGAAAAATGTCATGACTGCTAAATAGGGGATAAGGATGAGAAGGCACTCCTAGGTGGGGATCAACTCCGTTGCCATCCATAGCAATTAACTTTTATGATAAATTTGTTGAATTACAGTATGATTTATATTATAGTGACAAATATATTGCAATAGCAATTTTTTCACAGCAACTTGGGGCATGAATGCACAAGTTAAGATACAATTTGCTATTCAGCTCTCATCAATGCTACGATGGGAAATTTTGTTGTAGATTTTTAGAGTATTTCTTGCGAAAGTTCTCTATTTTGTTGAAATCATAATATTTGACTGTCATGTGTTTACTGTAGCTGGtggaaaaaatgcaaaaaattCTGTTGAGTTCTACCGAAAAAAAATGGATGAAGGAGCATGGCTCTCATTCAAAGTTTTCTGATTAGGCCGGTCacagtggggaggaacttaggagtaacatcacacactccaatacaactttgcttatgtggcacgtatTTAGTGAAGAAAGAggagcttgtggtaactagctaagttaccggaacatcacacactccaaaaaacaatgagtctataacctaataaatacatcattGCATGACACTACGTACTAAATGTTCCTACCCACTACTATGATGGTAGTACCATAGTATAGGGAAGTGTGAAGTTACTAGCCATGTCTCACAGTCTCCACGTTTTAAACGAACAAAACCCGAAGCAGGTCCCGCAAAAAAGTCTGAACTATATTGGCATCTTCGTCCCCATCCTCCACGCTCCGCTTGTTCCATTGGCGATGGCACGAGGCTGCTCTACCAATGGGCAATGGCCGTCCTTATCGAGAGCGAAAACGTCAACACCACCATCCCCACCCACTTGACTTTGaccgttgacccgctgacatcacccCCACTCGTTCTTAAGGCCTCGGCCGCCCGCACTTCGTCCCCCCACTGTCCCCAGCAGCTCAGGCTCAGCAATCCCCGCCAATCGCCATGGACGCGCTCGTCGCCGGACAGCAGGCCAGGCGGCGGATCCGGCCGCCGGAGCCTCTCGTGATGGCCGCCTCCCCGACGACGCCGGCCGCGTTCAAGTGCCCGATCTCGCTCGAGGTGATGCGCTCGCCGGTGAGCCTCCCCACCGGCGCCACCTACGACCGGGCGTCCATACAGCGCTGGCTCGACTCCGGCCACCGCACCTGCCCGGCCACGCGGCTGCCGCTGGCGTCCACGGACCTGGTGCCCAACCTGCTCCTGCGCCGCCTCATCCATCTGCACGCCGCCACGctgccgccctcgccctcgcccgagGAGGCGCTCTCGCAGCTCGCCGCCTCGCACGGTGAGCCCGCCGCGGCGGAGAAGGCCGTGCGCTCGCTGGCCGCCAAGATCGCGCCGGAGAAAGGGAAGCAGGCCTCCGTCGCGTCCGCCGTCGCCGCTGATCTCGATTCTACCGTGCCGGCGCTCCTCTCCTtcgccaaggggggcgccggcacCGACGCGCGCGTCGACGCGGTGAGGATCCTGGCCACTGTGGCGCCGGAGATGGTGCCCTACCTGACCCGGGACGGCACGGAGAAGCGTGGACGggtcaagatggccgtggaggccATGGCTGCCGTCTTGTCCGCGGGCGGAGTCAGCGAAGATGCCAGGAAAGCCCTCATCACCGCGCTCGTGGCCGCCGATCTGGGACGCGTCGTGGCAACGCTGCTCTCCGCAGGTCCCACCGGCGTCGTGGTTCTCGAGGCGATCCTGACGTCGCCCGTGCCGGACGCCGACGTGAAGACCGCAATCGCCGACAGGTCGGAGCTGTTCCCCGATCTGGTGAGGATCCTCAAGGAGGCCGCGTCACCGGCAGCCATCCTGTGCATGGCCGCGGCCGTGCAGGTACGCGGGCGGCCCGCCCGAGCGTCGATGGTCCGAGCCGGCGCAGTCCCCGCGCTCGCGCTCGCCGTGGCGGCCGCGCCCACggccgcggcggagtccgcgctgaTGCTATTAGTAGAGGCGGCCCGTTGCAGCGACGGTAAAGCAGCTATCGCCGACGACGCGGCGGAGGTGGCGGCAGCCGTGATGGGCAGGATGATACGGGTCGGGCAAATGGGGCGCGAGGCCGCGGTGGCGCTGCTGTGGCTGTCCTGCTGCGCGAGGGGCGGGGACCGGAAGATGAGGGAGGCGCTGGCAGCAGCGCCGGAAGCGGTGGGGAAGCTGCTGGTGGTGATGCAAGGGGACTGCTCGCCGGCGACGTCGAGGATGGCCGGAGAGCTGCTGAGAGCCGTGAGGATggagcaggagaggaagggcatggTCTCCTCCTCCTACGACAGCCGCACCATCCATGTCATGCCTTACTAGCAAGTAAATTTGTCGAGCTAACCCGCTGTGCAAATTGTGTTTGCTTCCATTGGTGAAATCGCTGTGCAAATTGAAATAACAAGGAGAAATTCAGAGTGGAGACGCAAGAAACCAAGTCAAAGTGGGCAAGATAGCATCTTTGTTTGAAAAAATGTCAAGATACTCGCAGTATTACCTGTACATGCGACCGTAATTTGGACGCGTAGTGGAGTGGATGGCTACCTCTTGTTCTCTTCTGAATTGGTGGTGTGCTACTGTGCTTATTTTAGATGCCTTTCGCAGTTGTTTTGTTAGTTTCAGTCAATGGACTGATCAACACACTCGCGGTCGACATGCATCGGGATCGGCCTGCAAATGTGTTGCTTCCACTGGTGAAAATCGCTCTGCaaattgattttttttagaaaaggctcTGCAAATTGAATTAAAAATGAGAAATTTGATCGCAAAAACGAAGAGTGTGTGCTGTTGAAATCCTCTCGTAACTCCCCCCGACCCCACGATGGTTTCCATAAGGGTACCGATAGGCAGTAGGCACTGGCGTCGGCCGAACGTTTCGGCCGGACGCATGCTAGCTGCCCGATCGGCCCGTCCTAAGCCGTTGTCCATCCCAGGTTGTCTTTCTTCCTCCCCCTGCTTCTCCTTCGCACCAGATCGATGCGGGCGGCAGGAGAGGGAGCCGCCCAGCTTGCCGGGTCCCCGCAGCGGTTGCAGCTCTTCCCACCCTGTGGTTGGAGCATGGGTGCATCGTCGTCGCCGTCGACGCTCCCTGCACAGGTGCATGCTTCGCGCGCCGTCGTTCGCCATCGTAGCTAATTAGCTCAACGGTGCTAGCTTTTTGGCTTGCCAATTGCAGCAAATCAGCTCACCCCCGGTCACCATGGTCACCATCGAAGGAAGAAAAAAAAGCCCGTCCCAGCTATTTTGTACGCCGGTTCAAGCAAACTCCAAAATGGTTGCAGCAAAAAATAAAATGCATCGCTGCCGTCTACCAACACCGTCATGCATGCTTGTAGCAAAAGAAGTCGCCTGTGGTAGCAAAAACAGCTACGGTTGTAGCAAAAGTGTATTACGTGCTGGTTCCAGCAAAGCTCCCCGCCGGTTCCACCAAACTTGATCGCCGGTTGCAACCTCCAGTGAGCCATGGCAGCACCCCAACTTGTGACTTGCGGCATTGCACGACACCGGTGCACTTGTACCAGTGCCATGGCCACGATCTTTGAAGCAAAATTATATGCTAGTTCCAGCTCCCGCTTCGGCCAATTCCAGCAAACACAGTGATGGTTCCCGGCTCCGGCGATGGCCGGTTGTAGCATATTTGCAAGTTGGTTGTAGCTTTTGTGGTACATTCTTGTAGCATTCACGACTCCGTCTTTAGCAGGGCCTTGTGCAGCAATCCCAATGGCCGTTCATGGTTCACCCTGTTGTGGAACGtagtagtttcaaaaaaattcctacgatcacgcaagatctatctaggtgatgcatagcaatgggggagagtatgtccacgtaccctcgtagaccgaaagaggaagcgttatgtaacgcggttgatgtagtcgaacgtcttcgcgatccaaccgatcaagtaccgaacgcacgacacctccgcgatctgcacatgttcagctcggtgacgtccctcgaactctagatccagctgagaccgaaggagagttccgtcagcacgacggcgtggtgacagtgatgatgaagttaccggcacagggcttcgcgtaagcactacgatgatatgaccgaggtgaaaatctgtgaaggggggcaccgcacacggctaaaagatcaacttgatcaacttgtgtgtctatggggtgcccccctcccccgtatataaaggagggagggaggaggaggccggccaggggaggaggcgcgccaagtggggcaatcctactccaagtaggttttggccccccctttcctattccaacaaggagaaggggggaggaggaggaggagagaaggaaggagggggggcgccgccTGATGAGGAtatatacctagggtagggtcataggcctgacctatacgccctacccaaggtcactaccctagaagcaaaggcaccccatagacaacagGGAGTACCAATTgaagacgtcgagtgcaatccactcgactagtcatatcactcgggtacccctccttcctgatatcactcgaccatacaaaaaaccactcgacctactgaagaccaggagtcgcACAGGACAACAACGGTcaagcattcactccgtagtcttcaagggcattaatagcactttatagctggcgttatcagtaatgccctatctttatgtacattgaactccttgtaacgaaggatggctagggtcctggcatactctatataagccacccctcctctggcacaaggggtcgcaccccctgtaacacactctataatccagtcgactgcctcagggcacaaagacgtagggcttttacctcctccgagaggggcctgaacttgtaaacacccgcgtacaatctcaccgtagctaggaccttgcctcctcatacgtaccccctacttttactatcagtcttagtaccacgacagttggcgcccaccatggggcaaagcgtcttagcgacttccggcgaggttgcattttcttcaGTCTTCGTCAACATGGTTTCCAGCGGTAGTTTGATCATGGGCCGCGAGTTCTGACTCGGCGCGCTCACTTTCGTCGCTGACGACtcggcctggctccaggaggcccccctcgatgtcgaggctctATCGATCCGTGGTTCGTCGTACTTCCGCGCGAGTGCCCGCGGCGTCCTCCTTCGGCAGTCGTCGATCCCGTACCAGTCGGCCCCCGCATCATTTTCTCGCTCTGCTGGACGCTGCCGCAAGTGGTCTGGTCGATcacggctccagcgatgggtgaagcacgcggtggctcGGGAGGCGTTCACCCtcaaagtcgcggcgatcgagcccgacgtatATCATTGCGGTCCAGTCGACCCGTCGATTGACTTAGCAGACACCCATCGCGCCGCCTGGTTTTCGTCGCAGCGGCGAGAGCAGGGACGGCGACGGCCCGTCATTCGGCCACGAGGAGTATCAGCCTCAACCTCTCAGCCCGCagcagagggaggggctgcaccgccGCAACGaggagtgtagcgaccagacctcaaacagtttgatctctgtgcatcagtgtcatccctggatcggtaatgctgacacacacagtacttgaaggatttacaacagagtagcaatcacacacttattacatcgaatgtcaagagaacttattacaataaatatggcttaaggccatctaatgacgataacaacagaaggcttggaagataagtgagtccatcaactccaacggcatcactgagtataagaccacaacctaaggcaccttactcgtcgtctgaaaagtctgtaacatgAAGAGCAATGttatagaataatgctatcactacatgcatatatggctgctgaaaagctctatggttacagttttgcataaagccaatttttccctacaacaatggaataaattttatttaactatcatggtggttgttaaacattgagaaggttcacccaactcaatcccacttttgcaaaaaatcactacaatggcgagtgtctcaaaactcttccaggtcaaactgacaggatgggcatgaaaaTTTTTTGGCAATTTTTTTCGGAAATcaaggcagcgacgacgaaaaagtgcgagaaaacatcactatgatggcgaatgtctcaaaacactccctgggacctaaaaataggacagggaaaaaatattttcaggcgccgaaattttggcctaaaaactgcctgtgggtctccagactctttttttttgaaacctactcaggcaaggaaacacgaatcggaaattagatggatctcgaaaacaaacctaatacgaaaagaactcggattggtggtggatatatggtggtaggatatggcagcggtggtgctatatgatagtgatggtggtatatggatatggatcggtggtatatggcagcgttggtgggatatggcagcagtggtggtatgtggcagcggtggtggtataaggCAGCGGTGGTGGGATATGTTAagaatcatcattaaacccaacaaattaaattaaagtaacatgatgagtttcacatgataatccaggtactagatactcaaaacgttcgtaaccggggacacggctaaccatgattagtttatacactctacagaggtttgcgcactttttcccacaagactcgatctcctccattggaattctcgcactacaaggtgtttgagaaatggatgaccgagacatagtctttcagaagcgtttacaccttacgatgggtagacagttacacctactttcccctacatctgctagtctaccactgtaagagttcacacgacttaatcaactatgctagagcccatagtagcttgcggctgcacacagaagtttctagcatgaataatctcatgatccctttgagcctcggtggcggtccataaaaaaacaggcaatcactgggaaccccaggtgcctcaatccacccagatgtgcattaaagttgccaccttaagtaaaccattaattaacaatctcacatc encodes:
- the LOC119345678 gene encoding U-box domain-containing protein 29-like produces the protein MDALVAGQQARRRIRPPEPLVMAASPTTPAAFKCPISLEVMRSPVSLPTGATYDRASIQRWLDSGHRTCPATRLPLASTDLVPNLLLRRLIHLHAATLPPSPSPEEALSQLAASHGEPAAAEKAVRSLAAKIAPEKGKQASVASAVAADLDSTVPALLSFAKGGAGTDARVDAVRILATVAPEMVPYLTRDGTEKRGRVKMAVEAMAAVLSAGGVSEDARKALITALVAADLGRVVATLLSAGPTGVVVLEAILTSPVPDADVKTAIADRSELFPDLVRILKEAASPAAILCMAAAVQVRGRPARASMVRAGAVPALALAVAAAPTAAAESALMLLVEAARCSDGKAAIADDAAEVAAAVMGRMIRVGQMGREAAVALLWLSCCARGGDRKMREALAAAPEAVGKLLVVMQGDCSPATSRMAGELLRAVRMEQERKGMVSSSYDSRTIHVMPY